From a single Dehalococcoidales bacterium genomic region:
- the rpsU gene encoding 30S ribosomal protein S21, which yields MALEVSIREGESQDSLLKRFQRMVQMDGVLREAKSHRYFLSKRDAARLKAKKNARSKRQGR from the coding sequence ATGGCACTGGAAGTGTCAATACGAGAAGGTGAGAGTCAGGACTCTCTACTGAAGCGTTTTCAGAGAATGGTACAGATGGACGGCGTCCTGCGGGAGGCTAAGTCACATCGATACTTCCTCTCAAAGAGAGACGCGGCGCGTTTGAAGGCAAAGAAGAACGCGAGGTCGAAAAGACAGGGCAGGTAA
- the lexA gene encoding transcriptional repressor LexA, whose amino-acid sequence MRQPGYSKTRELIYAFIRKFLKNRGYAPTVRDILKGCSISSTAVVQHHLNVLDREGRIHRDPEVFRSIRLTDRKDTDGVPLLGTIAAGEPIPVPTSDTWRNQALETIELPEEITQGKQLFALRVKGLSMVDALIDDGDIVLMEPVNTAENGDMVAVWLKNEQEVTLKRFFLEEGKVCLRPANQVMQPIYHDPENVEVQGKVAAVIRKL is encoded by the coding sequence CATACGAAAGTTCTTAAAGAACCGCGGGTATGCACCGACAGTGCGCGACATCCTGAAGGGTTGCAGCATCAGCTCTACCGCTGTTGTGCAGCACCACCTTAATGTTCTGGATAGGGAGGGCCGTATTCACCGCGACCCCGAGGTCTTCCGGAGTATTCGGCTCACCGACCGGAAGGATACCGACGGTGTGCCATTACTCGGCACTATTGCTGCCGGTGAACCTATCCCTGTGCCCACGTCAGATACGTGGCGGAACCAGGCACTGGAAACCATCGAACTCCCCGAAGAAATTACACAGGGCAAGCAACTCTTTGCCCTCAGGGTCAAGGGACTCTCAATGGTGGATGCCCTGATTGACGATGGTGATATAGTGCTCATGGAGCCGGTAAATACCGCTGAGAACGGCGATATGGTGGCGGTGTGGCTCAAGAATGAGCAGGAAGTGACACTGAAGAGGTTCTTTCTGGAAGAAGGGAAAGTGTGCCTTCGTCCGGCAAACCAGGTCATGCAGCCCATCTATCATGACCCGGAGAATGTGGAAGTTCAGGGTAAAGTGGCTGCCGTCATCAGAAAGCTCTAG